One Deinococcus grandis DNA window includes the following coding sequences:
- the metH gene encoding methionine synthase: MSTDIRAEARKRILILDGAWGTQLQGAGLTEADFRWDGADPLRMYRGNFDLLQLTRPDVIRAVHRSYFEAGADIASTNTFNSTTISQADYGTEGMAREMNVQGARLAREVADEFTARDGRPRWVAGSIGPTNRTATLSPDVERPEFRNVTYDDLVAAYTEAAEGLIEGGADLLLLETVFDTLNAKAALFACEEAFARTGKTLPVMLSGTITDASGRTLSGQTPEAFAISTSHANLFSLGLNCALGADLLRPHLREIAANTDALVSVHPNAGLPNAFGEYDETPEHTAGVLADFAREGLVNIVGGCCGTTPEHIRAIAEAVREITPRVAPEQPPVLRLSGLEPLNVTPELNFVNVGERTNVTGSPKFAKAILAGDFDAGLKIARQQVENGAQIVDVNFDEGMLDGEAAMVKFLNLLAGEPDISRVPLMLDSSKWEILEAALKRVQGKAVVNSISLKDGEAKFLERARLLRRYGAAAVVMAFDEQGQADNLARRIEITSRAYRLLTEEVGFPAQDIIFDPNVLTVATGIEEHDRYAIDFIEATRWIKANLPGALVSGGISNVSFSFRGNNHVREAMHAVFLYHGVRAGLDMGIVNAGMLAVYEDIEPELRDAVEDVILARRPDATERLLELADRYKGVKREVGAGSPWRDLPVQERLKHALVQGIADFVDADAEEAYQELGSPLKVIEGPLMDGMNVVGDLFGAGKMFLPQVVKSARVMKRAVAYLTPYMEAEKQEAGGKGKVLLATVKGDVHDIGKNIVGVVLACNGYQVTDLGVMVPTEKILDEAERIGADVIGLSGLITPSLDEMVTVAREMTRRGLTLPLLIGGATTSRAHTAVKIDPAYPGAVVHVLDASRAVTTTADLLADPAGVQDRVRTEYDALRERHGGRQVRLVPIGTARERAPQLSPTVPPAPREPGRQVIEQPIAELLDFIDWTPFFIAWEMKGIYPNILTDPLRGEEARKLFADAQALLQRAIDEKLLTARGVIGLWPARRDGDDIVVAADGRWQMEGGQPSAISHPPSARLHTLRQQRDQTTPNAALADFILPDGDHIGAFAVAIHGAEELAAAFEAQHDDYNAILVKAIADRLAEAFAEKLHRDVRVQHWGYAPDEALGNDDLIRERYQGIRPAPGYPAQPDHTEKRTLFTLLNAGEVGLTLTESCAMTPAAAVSGLYFAHPEARYLAVGRIGRDQILDYARRKGQSIEETERWLGPILAYDAGAGEGGRQIADGRAAPSTIDLQPSAAAGGRP; this comes from the coding sequence ATGAGTACCGATATCCGCGCCGAGGCGCGCAAGAGAATCCTGATTCTGGACGGCGCGTGGGGCACGCAGCTCCAGGGGGCCGGACTGACCGAGGCCGACTTCCGCTGGGACGGCGCCGATCCCCTGCGGATGTACCGGGGAAACTTCGACCTGCTGCAACTGACGAGGCCCGACGTGATCCGCGCCGTGCACCGCTCGTACTTCGAGGCCGGGGCGGACATCGCCAGCACGAACACCTTCAACTCCACGACGATCAGTCAGGCGGACTACGGCACGGAAGGCATGGCGCGCGAGATGAACGTGCAGGGCGCGCGGCTGGCGCGCGAGGTCGCCGACGAGTTCACCGCCCGTGACGGCAGGCCGCGCTGGGTGGCGGGGAGCATCGGCCCGACGAACCGCACGGCGACCCTCTCGCCGGACGTGGAACGCCCGGAATTCCGCAACGTCACCTACGACGATCTGGTCGCCGCGTATACCGAGGCCGCCGAGGGCCTGATCGAGGGCGGCGCCGACCTGCTGCTGCTGGAGACGGTGTTCGACACGCTGAACGCCAAGGCGGCGCTGTTCGCCTGCGAGGAGGCCTTCGCGCGCACCGGGAAGACGCTGCCGGTCATGCTGTCCGGCACGATCACGGACGCTTCGGGCCGCACGCTCAGCGGGCAGACGCCGGAAGCGTTCGCGATCAGCACCTCGCACGCGAACCTGTTCAGCCTGGGCCTGAACTGCGCGCTGGGCGCTGATCTGCTGCGCCCGCACCTGCGCGAGATCGCCGCGAACACGGACGCGCTGGTGTCCGTCCACCCGAACGCGGGCCTCCCGAACGCCTTCGGGGAGTACGACGAGACGCCCGAGCACACGGCGGGCGTGCTGGCCGACTTCGCCCGCGAGGGCCTCGTGAACATCGTGGGTGGGTGCTGCGGCACGACTCCTGAGCACATCCGCGCGATTGCCGAGGCGGTGCGCGAGATCACGCCGCGCGTGGCCCCCGAGCAGCCCCCCGTGCTGCGCCTGAGTGGCCTGGAGCCGCTGAACGTCACGCCGGAACTGAACTTCGTGAACGTCGGCGAACGGACGAACGTGACCGGCAGCCCCAAATTTGCCAAGGCGATCCTGGCCGGGGACTTCGACGCGGGCCTGAAGATCGCGCGGCAGCAGGTCGAGAACGGCGCGCAGATCGTGGACGTGAACTTCGACGAGGGCATGCTCGACGGCGAGGCCGCCATGGTGAAGTTCCTGAACCTGCTGGCCGGGGAACCCGACATCAGCCGCGTGCCGCTGATGCTGGACAGCAGCAAGTGGGAGATCCTGGAGGCGGCCCTCAAGCGCGTGCAGGGCAAGGCGGTCGTGAACTCGATCAGCCTCAAGGACGGCGAGGCGAAGTTCCTGGAACGCGCCCGTCTGCTACGCCGCTACGGGGCGGCGGCGGTCGTCATGGCCTTCGACGAGCAGGGGCAGGCGGACAACCTCGCGCGGCGCATTGAGATCACCTCGCGCGCGTACCGCCTGCTGACCGAGGAGGTGGGTTTCCCGGCGCAGGACATCATCTTCGACCCGAACGTGCTGACCGTCGCCACGGGCATCGAGGAACACGACCGCTACGCCATCGACTTCATTGAGGCGACCCGCTGGATCAAGGCGAACCTGCCGGGCGCGCTGGTCTCGGGTGGGATCAGCAACGTGTCGTTCTCGTTCCGGGGAAACAACCACGTGCGCGAGGCGATGCACGCGGTGTTCCTGTACCACGGGGTCCGCGCGGGGCTGGACATGGGCATCGTGAACGCCGGCATGCTCGCCGTGTACGAGGACATTGAGCCCGAACTGCGGGACGCGGTGGAGGACGTCATCCTGGCCCGCCGCCCCGACGCGACCGAGCGGCTGCTGGAACTCGCCGACCGCTACAAGGGCGTGAAGCGCGAGGTCGGCGCGGGCAGCCCCTGGCGGGACCTGCCGGTGCAGGAGCGGCTGAAGCACGCGCTCGTGCAGGGCATCGCGGACTTCGTGGACGCGGACGCCGAGGAGGCGTACCAGGAACTCGGCTCGCCGCTGAAGGTCATCGAGGGGCCGCTGATGGACGGCATGAACGTCGTCGGCGACCTGTTCGGCGCCGGGAAGATGTTCCTCCCGCAGGTCGTGAAGTCCGCCCGCGTCATGAAACGCGCCGTGGCGTACCTCACGCCGTACATGGAGGCCGAGAAGCAGGAGGCCGGCGGCAAGGGCAAGGTCTTGCTGGCGACCGTGAAGGGCGACGTGCACGACATCGGCAAGAACATCGTCGGGGTGGTACTGGCCTGCAACGGCTATCAGGTCACCGACCTGGGCGTGATGGTCCCCACCGAGAAGATCCTCGACGAGGCCGAGCGGATCGGCGCGGACGTCATCGGCCTGAGCGGCCTGATCACCCCCAGTCTGGACGAGATGGTCACCGTGGCCCGCGAGATGACCCGCCGCGGCCTGACCCTGCCCCTCCTGATCGGCGGGGCGACCACCAGCCGCGCGCACACCGCCGTGAAGATCGACCCCGCCTACCCGGGGGCGGTGGTGCACGTGCTGGACGCCAGCCGCGCCGTGACGACCACCGCCGACCTGCTGGCCGACCCGGCGGGCGTGCAGGATCGCGTCCGCACCGAGTACGACGCGCTGCGCGAACGGCACGGCGGGCGGCAGGTGCGCCTCGTGCCCATCGGGACGGCCCGCGAGCGCGCCCCGCAGCTCTCCCCCACCGTCCCGCCAGCCCCGCGCGAACCGGGCCGTCAGGTCATCGAGCAGCCCATCGCGGAGCTGCTGGACTTCATCGACTGGACGCCGTTCTTCATCGCGTGGGAGATGAAGGGCATCTACCCCAACATCCTCACCGACCCCCTGCGCGGCGAGGAAGCCCGCAAACTCTTCGCCGACGCGCAGGCCCTCCTCCAGCGCGCCATCGACGAGAAGCTCCTGACCGCGCGCGGCGTGATCGGCCTGTGGCCCGCCCGGCGCGACGGAGACGACATCGTGGTTGCCGCAGATGGCAGGTGGCAGATGGAAGGTGGGCAGCCATCCGCGATCAGCCATCCGCCTTCCGCTCGCCTCCACACCCTGCGCCAGCAGCGCGACCAGACCACGCCGAACGCGGCGCTGGCGGACTTCATCCTGCCTGACGGGGATCACATCGGGGCGTTCGCGGTGGCGATTCACGGCGCAGAGGAACTCGCGGCGGCGTTCGAGGCGCAGCACGACGATTACAACGCCATTCTGGTCAAGGCGATCGCGGACCGACTGGCGGAAGCCTTCGCGGAGAAACTCCACCGGGACGTCCGCGTGCAGCACTGGGGCTACGCGCCCGACGAGGCGCTGGGCAACGACGACCTGATCCGCGAGCGCTACCAGGGCATCCGCCCCGCGCCCGGCTACCCCGCGCAGCCTGACCACACCGAGAAACGCACGCTGTTCACCCTCCTGAACGCCGGGGAGGTCGGCCTGACCCTGACCGAATCGTGCGCCATGACGCCCGCCGCCGCCGTGTCCGGCCTGTACTTCGCGCACCCGGAAGCGCGTTACCTCGCCGTGGGCCGCATCGGCCGCGACCAGATCCTGGACTACGCCCGCCGGAAGGGTCAGAGCATCGAGGAAACCGAACGCTGGCTGGGACCGATCCTCGCGTACGACGCGGGAGCGGGGGAAGGCGGAAGGCAGATAGCAGATGGCAGGGCCGCGCCTTCGACCATCGACCTTCAGCCTTCTGCGGCGGCCGGAGGCCGCCCATGA
- a CDS encoding methylenetetrahydrofolate reductase, with protein sequence MTRVSVELVPRSRSGLRAEIAEVAGALGGVDTVNVPDLTRYSLRSWVGCGFARPGFAAIPHLRAVDFNPREPLPFLPLLEEHGIREVLVVTGDAPIDMSAKVYDQDAVDLIRRLTRDAPHLRVYAGLDPYRQSFVRERDYLERKLDAGAAGFFTQPFFDLRLLDTWADLLPDGTDVWWGATSILTEASFNYWRARNHAVFPRTFTPTLDCNRVFARDLLTFARQRQHHAYFMPVKVNVLEYLGGIL encoded by the coding sequence ATGACCCGCGTGTCTGTCGAGCTGGTGCCCCGGTCCCGTTCTGGCCTGCGCGCGGAGATCGCGGAGGTCGCGGGCGCGCTGGGCGGCGTGGATACCGTGAACGTTCCGGACCTGACGCGGTACTCGCTGCGCTCCTGGGTGGGGTGTGGGTTTGCCCGCCCCGGCTTCGCGGCGATTCCGCACCTGCGCGCCGTGGACTTCAACCCACGTGAGCCCCTGCCGTTCCTGCCGCTGCTGGAGGAACACGGTATCCGCGAGGTGCTCGTCGTGACCGGTGACGCGCCGATTGATATGAGCGCGAAGGTGTACGACCAGGACGCCGTGGACCTGATCCGCCGCCTGACCCGCGACGCGCCGCACCTGCGCGTGTACGCCGGGCTGGACCCGTACCGGCAGTCGTTCGTGCGCGAGCGGGATTACCTGGAGCGCAAGCTGGACGCCGGCGCCGCCGGGTTCTTCACGCAGCCGTTCTTCGACCTGCGCCTGCTGGACACCTGGGCGGACCTCCTGCCGGACGGCACGGACGTGTGGTGGGGCGCGACGAGCATTCTCACGGAAGCCAGCTTCAACTACTGGCGGGCCCGCAACCACGCGGTGTTTCCCCGCACGTTCACGCCCACCCTGGACTGCAACCGCGTGTTCGCCCGCGACCTCCTGACCTTCGCCCGCCAGCGGCAGCATCACGCGTACTTCATGCCGGTGAAAGTGAACGTGCTGGAGTATCTGGGCGGCATCCTCTGA
- a CDS encoding DUF4139 domain-containing protein, whose protein sequence is MKNSLSVAAAVATTLALGTASAADLRIYPSFTEVRQPVTATGTSLNVTLPQSAWESVLPGSLDLEGLPFSSAAQTLQSNWLSGLEGQTVFLRRGDTTEPVTLVRARDLLVRDAQGRFFNVRFEDLSFSAAPPLNPQSPSQTLTYTLPRAGTGTLTYLTRAVTWSPRYTLNASSAGANLTALADLRNTTDLAYDVQNTELYAGDVTVQANPQAEAAGFAADTVMRAVPATAAPVPKIQSQGELRGLTRYDLTTPFTLPANSVITLPFLTPKLSRFERYAGLDTYFGTGTRTGTLNRSYRLEADQRLPAGPLTVREDGRLVGQTTLPDTRKGGTIDFSLGEDPDIEYTRTTAQTAQVKDAKGNVTKTTYKVTYAFESSKDRAVRAEITERIGGRIITIDTMAPVKNQGTANLRVDVPAKGKVSKSFTVVIDNS, encoded by the coding sequence ATGAAAAACAGCCTGTCAGTCGCCGCTGCCGTCGCCACCACCCTCGCCCTCGGCACCGCCAGCGCCGCCGACCTGCGCATCTACCCCAGCTTCACCGAGGTCCGCCAGCCCGTCACCGCCACCGGCACCAGCCTGAACGTCACCCTGCCCCAGTCCGCCTGGGAAAGCGTGCTGCCCGGCAGCCTCGACCTCGAAGGCCTGCCGTTCAGCAGCGCCGCCCAGACCCTCCAGAGCAACTGGCTGAGCGGCCTCGAAGGCCAGACCGTGTTCCTGCGCCGCGGCGACACCACCGAACCCGTCACGCTCGTGCGCGCCCGCGACCTGCTCGTCAGGGACGCCCAGGGCCGGTTCTTCAACGTGCGCTTCGAGGACCTGTCCTTCAGCGCCGCGCCCCCCCTGAACCCCCAGAGCCCCAGCCAGACCCTGACCTACACCCTGCCCCGCGCCGGAACCGGCACCCTGACCTACCTGACCCGCGCCGTCACCTGGAGCCCCCGCTACACCCTGAACGCCAGCAGCGCCGGCGCGAACCTGACCGCCCTGGCCGACCTGCGCAACACCACCGACCTCGCCTACGACGTGCAGAACACCGAACTGTACGCCGGAGACGTCACCGTGCAGGCCAACCCGCAGGCCGAAGCTGCCGGATTCGCCGCCGACACGGTCATGCGCGCCGTGCCCGCCACCGCCGCCCCCGTCCCCAAGATCCAGAGCCAGGGCGAACTGCGCGGCCTGACCCGCTACGACCTCACCACCCCCTTCACGCTGCCCGCCAACTCCGTCATCACCCTACCGTTCCTGACACCCAAACTCAGCCGATTCGAACGCTACGCCGGACTCGATACCTACTTCGGCACCGGCACCCGCACCGGCACCCTCAACCGCTCCTACCGCCTGGAAGCCGACCAGCGCCTCCCCGCCGGGCCCCTCACCGTCCGCGAGGACGGCCGCCTCGTCGGCCAGACCACCCTCCCCGACACCCGCAAAGGCGGCACCATCGACTTCTCCCTGGGCGAAGACCCCGACATCGAATACACCCGCACCACCGCCCAGACCGCCCAGGTCAAGGACGCCAAAGGCAACGTCACCAAGACCACCTACAAGGTCACCTACGCCTTCGAGAGCAGCAAGGACCGCGCCGTCCGCGCCGAAATCACCGAACGCATCGGCGGCCGCATCATCACCATCGACACCATGGCCCCCGTCAAAAACCAGGGCACCGCGAACCTGCGCGTGGACGTGCCCGCCAAGGGCAAGGTCAGCAAGAGCTTCACGGTCGTGATCGACAACAGCTGA
- a CDS encoding ABC transporter ATP-binding protein: MTAVSTQTRRTMPATGDTLLDVQNLEKFFPIRGGLLSRVVGNVKAVNDVSFKIGRGEVVGLVGESGSGKTTAGRAILRLIEPTGGQVLFNGTDITKLSKGQMRDYRREMQIIFQDPFASLNPRMTVSDIIGEAMQIHNLHPGKQRVDRIAELLQKVGLRPEHMRRYPHEFSGGQRQRIGIARALAVDPAFIVADEPVSALDVSIQAQVVNLLQDLQEELGLTVLFIAHDLAVVEYICDRIIVMYLGRVMEIAPSRELNRNPKHPYTEALLSAAPVPDPTVKRQRIILEGDIPSPINPPSGCVFRTRCRYAIADCANIVPELREVSPGHFKACIRDDIL, translated from the coding sequence ATGACCGCCGTCAGCACCCAGACCCGCCGCACCATGCCCGCCACGGGCGACACCCTGCTGGACGTCCAGAACCTGGAGAAATTCTTCCCGATCCGCGGCGGCCTGCTGTCCCGCGTCGTCGGCAACGTCAAGGCCGTCAACGACGTGTCCTTCAAGATCGGGCGCGGCGAAGTGGTCGGCCTGGTGGGCGAATCCGGCTCCGGCAAGACCACCGCCGGACGCGCTATCCTGCGCCTGATCGAACCCACCGGCGGGCAGGTGCTCTTCAACGGCACCGACATCACCAAGCTGTCCAAGGGGCAGATGCGTGACTACCGCCGCGAGATGCAGATCATCTTCCAGGATCCCTTCGCGAGCCTGAACCCCCGCATGACCGTCAGCGACATCATCGGGGAGGCCATGCAGATCCACAACCTGCACCCCGGCAAGCAGCGCGTCGACCGCATCGCCGAACTCCTGCAGAAGGTCGGCCTGCGCCCCGAGCACATGCGCCGCTACCCGCACGAGTTCAGCGGCGGTCAGCGCCAGCGCATCGGGATCGCCCGCGCCCTGGCCGTGGACCCCGCGTTCATCGTCGCCGACGAACCCGTCTCGGCGCTGGACGTGTCCATCCAGGCGCAGGTCGTGAACCTGCTGCAGGACCTGCAGGAAGAACTGGGCCTGACCGTGCTGTTCATCGCGCACGACCTCGCGGTCGTCGAGTACATCTGCGACCGCATCATCGTGATGTACCTGGGCCGCGTCATGGAAATCGCGCCCAGCCGCGAACTGAACCGCAACCCCAAGCACCCCTACACGGAGGCGCTCCTGTCGGCCGCGCCCGTGCCCGACCCCACCGTCAAGCGCCAGCGCATCATCCTGGAAGGCGACATTCCCAGCCCGATCAACCCGCCGTCGGGGTGCGTGTTCCGCACCCGCTGCCGCTACGCGATCGCCGACTGCGCGAACATCGTCCCCGAACTGCGTGAAGTCAGCCCCGGTCACTTCAAGGCCTGCATCCGCGACGACATCCTGTAA
- a CDS encoding ABC transporter ATP-binding protein — protein MTHQGEVLLAVNGLKTYFSTDDGVVKSVDGVTFHIKKGETLAVVGESGSGKSVTSLSVMRLIPTPPGKIVEGEILFTGKDGVQKNIVTLSEADMRKIRGNDISMIFQEPMTSLNPVYTVGDQIAEAVMLHQGKNKKDAMGVATDMLRFVGIPAPEKRVNEYPHQMSGGMRQRVMIAMALSCKPALLIADEPTTALDVTIQAQILDLMRNLQKEVGMSILFITHNLGVVAEMADRVVVMYGGRVVEEGDVVDIFQAPRHPYTMGLLNSIPRPGEYEHVPGQPKGRLEAIPGNVPNPLNLPPGCAFEPRCKFAVPDCSKAVPALEDTGHGHMSRCIRWREFAQAQREVTA, from the coding sequence ATGACCCACCAGGGTGAAGTCCTGTTGGCCGTGAACGGCCTGAAAACTTACTTCAGTACCGACGACGGTGTCGTGAAGAGCGTCGACGGCGTGACCTTCCACATCAAGAAGGGCGAGACCCTCGCCGTCGTGGGCGAATCCGGCTCCGGCAAGAGCGTCACCAGCCTGTCGGTCATGCGCCTGATCCCCACCCCTCCCGGCAAGATCGTGGAAGGGGAGATCCTCTTCACCGGCAAGGACGGCGTTCAGAAGAACATCGTCACGCTGAGCGAAGCGGACATGCGCAAGATCCGCGGCAACGACATCTCCATGATCTTCCAGGAGCCCATGACCAGCCTGAACCCCGTCTATACCGTCGGGGACCAGATCGCTGAAGCCGTCATGCTGCACCAGGGCAAGAACAAGAAAGACGCCATGGGCGTCGCCACCGACATGCTGCGCTTCGTGGGCATCCCCGCCCCCGAGAAACGCGTCAACGAGTACCCGCACCAGATGTCCGGCGGGATGCGCCAGCGCGTCATGATCGCCATGGCCCTGAGCTGCAAACCCGCCCTGCTGATCGCCGACGAGCCCACCACGGCGCTCGACGTGACCATCCAGGCGCAGATTCTCGACCTGATGCGCAACCTGCAGAAAGAGGTCGGGATGAGCATCCTGTTCATCACGCACAACCTCGGCGTCGTGGCCGAGATGGCCGACCGCGTCGTCGTGATGTACGGTGGCCGCGTGGTCGAGGAAGGCGACGTCGTGGACATCTTCCAGGCGCCCCGCCACCCCTACACCATGGGCCTGCTGAACAGCATTCCCCGTCCCGGCGAGTACGAGCATGTCCCCGGGCAGCCCAAGGGCCGCCTGGAAGCCATCCCCGGCAACGTGCCCAACCCGCTGAACCTGCCCCCCGGCTGCGCCTTCGAGCCGCGCTGCAAGTTCGCCGTTCCCGACTGCTCCAAGGCGGTGCCCGCGCTGGAAGACACCGGGCACGGCCACATGTCCCGCTGCATCCGCTGGCGCGAATTCGCGCAGGCGCAGCGCGAGGTGACCGCATGA
- a CDS encoding ABC transporter permease: MTTTAPATTQKDKPLGQSQFSVAWQQFRKNRLAQAGGLMLILLYVMAIFAPFIAPDALSSYSTSNITRFHPPTPIQFRDPDTGAFTRPYVFKYTQQLNMDTFVNEFKPSAERCPLYFGVRGASYKILGLFPGNLHLFGTNKEDCSVYLFGGEDLGRDLFTRTLYASQISLTIGFGAVLITTLIGLMMGAMAAYFGGIVDTVIMRLVEVLAAIPYLFLLLLLRSVFPRDINPILALYVILGILAFIGWGGLARVTRGQLLSVREQDFVSAAKSLGASDNRIMWRHMLPTLTTYVIVTTSLAIPSFILLESGLSFLGIGAVEPYASWGSLLKAAQDGGLSSLNTRPWVLIPGFFIVFTVMCFQLLGDGLRDAFDPRKRA; encoded by the coding sequence ATGACCACCACCGCACCCGCCACCACCCAGAAGGACAAGCCGCTCGGTCAGTCCCAGTTCTCCGTCGCCTGGCAGCAGTTCCGGAAGAACCGCCTCGCGCAGGCCGGCGGCCTGATGCTGATCCTGCTGTACGTCATGGCGATCTTCGCGCCGTTCATCGCGCCTGACGCCCTGTCCTCGTACTCGACCAGCAACATCACCCGCTTCCACCCCCCAACCCCCATCCAGTTCCGTGACCCCGACACCGGCGCGTTCACGCGGCCCTACGTGTTCAAGTACACCCAGCAGCTGAACATGGACACCTTCGTGAACGAGTTCAAGCCCAGCGCGGAACGCTGCCCGCTGTACTTCGGGGTGCGCGGCGCCAGCTACAAGATTCTGGGCCTGTTCCCCGGTAACCTGCACCTGTTCGGCACGAACAAGGAAGACTGCAGCGTGTACCTGTTCGGGGGCGAGGACCTGGGCCGCGACCTGTTCACGCGCACGCTGTACGCCTCGCAGATCAGCCTGACCATCGGCTTCGGCGCGGTGCTGATCACCACCCTGATCGGCCTGATGATGGGCGCCATGGCCGCCTACTTCGGCGGGATCGTCGACACCGTCATCATGCGCCTCGTCGAGGTGCTCGCCGCCATTCCCTACCTGTTCCTGCTGCTGCTGCTGCGCAGCGTGTTCCCCCGCGACATCAACCCGATCCTCGCGCTGTACGTGATTCTCGGCATCCTGGCCTTCATCGGCTGGGGCGGACTGGCGCGCGTCACGCGCGGACAGCTGCTCAGCGTGCGCGAACAGGACTTCGTGTCCGCCGCCAAGAGCCTCGGCGCCAGCGACAACCGCATCATGTGGCGCCACATGCTGCCCACCCTGACGACCTACGTGATCGTCACGACCAGCCTCGCCATCCCCAGCTTCATCCTGCTGGAATCCGGCCTGAGCTTCCTGGGCATCGGCGCCGTGGAACCCTACGCGTCGTGGGGCAGCCTGCTCAAGGCCGCGCAGGACGGCGGGCTGAGCAGCCTGAACACCCGCCCCTGGGTGCTGATCCCCGGCTTCTTCATCGTGTTCACCGTGATGTGCTTCCAGCTGCTCGGCGACGGGCTGCGCGACGCCTTCGACCCGCGTAAGCGCGCCTGA
- a CDS encoding ABC transporter permease, translating into MIPFLLRRLVQSIPTLFLASILIFFVIQLAPGDFLTPAKLNPNISPEALAALERNFGLDRHPIEQYFLWMKNMLFNFDLGLSFSYQQPVLDVIKPRIANSMYLVLLSTLLFYAIAIPIGVFGAVRQNSLGDKTINVILYFLLGFPSFFLALIVIYFILQVRSATGLDIPINGMTSNGFDSMTPVQKFLDIAKHLLIPAVILAVSDAAGLTRVIRGQMLEVMRSDYIRTARAKGVSERTAIWKHTFRNAILPIVAGIGGLLPGAVAGAGFIEVVFAYPGITPMILDALNAQDLYLIAGFTVITTVLLVIGNALSDILLAVVDPRIKVG; encoded by the coding sequence ATGATCCCATTCCTCCTGCGCCGACTGGTGCAGTCCATTCCCACCCTGTTCCTGGCCAGCATCCTGATCTTCTTCGTGATCCAGCTGGCCCCCGGCGACTTCCTGACGCCCGCCAAACTCAACCCGAACATCAGCCCCGAGGCGCTGGCCGCACTGGAACGCAACTTCGGCCTGGACCGGCACCCCATCGAGCAGTACTTCCTGTGGATGAAGAACATGCTCTTCAACTTCGACCTGGGCCTGTCGTTCTCGTACCAGCAGCCCGTACTGGACGTCATCAAACCCCGCATCGCCAACTCGATGTACCTGGTGCTGCTCTCCACCCTGCTGTTCTACGCCATCGCCATTCCCATCGGCGTGTTCGGCGCCGTGCGGCAGAACTCGCTGGGCGACAAGACCATCAACGTCATCCTGTACTTCCTGCTGGGATTCCCCAGCTTCTTCCTGGCGCTGATCGTCATCTACTTCATCCTGCAGGTCCGTTCGGCGACCGGCCTGGACATCCCGATCAACGGCATGACCAGTAACGGCTTTGACAGCATGACGCCCGTCCAGAAATTCCTGGATATCGCCAAGCACCTCCTGATCCCCGCGGTCATCTTGGCCGTCAGTGACGCCGCCGGACTGACCCGCGTCATCCGCGGGCAGATGCTGGAAGTCATGCGTTCGGACTACATCCGCACCGCGCGCGCCAAGGGCGTCAGCGAACGCACCGCCATCTGGAAGCACACCTTCCGCAACGCCATCCTGCCCATCGTGGCCGGCATCGGCGGCCTGCTGCCCGGCGCGGTCGCCGGCGCCGGCTTCATCGAGGTCGTGTTCGCCTACCCAGGCATCACCCCGATGATCCTCGACGCCCTGAACGCCCAGGACCTGTATCTCATCGCGGGCTTCACCGTGATCACCACCGTCCTGCTCGTGATCGGCAACGCCCTGAGCGACATTCTCCTCGCGGTCGTTGACCCGCGCATCAAGGTCGGCTGA